A portion of the Sphingobacterium spiritivorum genome contains these proteins:
- a CDS encoding efflux RND transporter periplasmic adaptor subunit — protein sequence MKPNFIRSLIFSSLAIVLYSCQESQSSESSKDEISVIPTTTVIRLDTTITQDYVTDIQAVKNVELRSRLNGFLEKIYVDEGDFVRKGQILFTLNAEEFRTELAKANAMLNNAIADAKKASLEADQTRILLQKNIISKTEMDLAKAKLQAAESKIDEAKSLVQFAKTKLSQCSIRAPFDGNIDRILLREGSLLTEGSLLTTISDNKQVYAYFDITEQQFLSMAADTSSSNTFKTPVQLTLANGEIYPLSGVAELAETEFNNETGTISLRAKFSNPNKTLRHGASGNINFPIRMDNIIAVHQKAVFEIQDRTFVYTVGKDNIIKMTSFIPGPRIGHYYVVNSGLDQDQQVVYEGTQGLKDGSIIQPQLISEEQSKLAHNPQ from the coding sequence ATGAAACCAAATTTCATCCGTTCCCTTATTTTTTCATCTCTGGCAATTGTGCTTTATTCCTGCCAGGAATCCCAGTCATCTGAATCATCAAAAGATGAAATCTCTGTTATCCCAACGACAACTGTAATCCGTCTGGATACTACTATTACACAAGATTATGTAACAGATATACAAGCTGTCAAAAATGTAGAGTTACGCTCCCGCCTTAATGGTTTTCTGGAAAAAATATATGTGGATGAAGGTGATTTTGTCCGCAAAGGTCAAATATTATTCACCCTCAACGCAGAAGAATTTCGCACGGAATTAGCAAAGGCTAATGCCATGCTCAATAATGCTATTGCTGATGCTAAAAAAGCAAGTCTTGAAGCCGATCAGACACGAATCTTATTGCAAAAAAATATTATTTCCAAAACTGAAATGGATCTGGCAAAAGCAAAACTTCAGGCAGCTGAATCCAAGATAGATGAAGCAAAATCTTTAGTGCAATTTGCCAAAACAAAACTCAGTCAATGTTCAATTCGTGCACCTTTTGATGGAAACATAGACCGTATATTACTCAGAGAAGGGTCTTTACTTACAGAGGGATCTCTGCTGACCACTATCTCAGACAATAAACAGGTATATGCCTATTTCGACATTACTGAACAACAATTTTTATCTATGGCAGCAGACACCAGCAGCAGTAATACATTCAAAACTCCTGTTCAGTTAACATTAGCGAATGGCGAAATCTATCCTTTATCAGGAGTAGCAGAACTGGCTGAAACAGAATTTAATAATGAAACCGGAACAATTTCACTACGTGCAAAATTTTCGAATCCGAATAAGACGCTTCGTCATGGTGCATCCGGAAATATCAACTTTCCTATCCGGATGGATAATATAATAGCCGTTCATCAAAAGGCCGTATTTGAAATTCAGGACCGAACTTTTGTCTACACTGTTGGCAAGGACAATATCATCAAAATGACCTCTTTTATTCCCGGTCCGCGCATCGGACATTATTATGTGGTCAATTCCGGATTAGATCAGGATCAACAGGTTGTATATGAAGGTACACAAGGTCTGAAAGACGGAAGTATCATTCAGCCACAACTTATCTCCGAAGAACAAAGCAAATTAGCGCATAACCCTCAATAA
- a CDS encoding CynX/NimT family MFS transporter — MQSELITSSKKRSRIRFEIRNPYLRILSFLGVIFVATNLRSPLSAVGPVMNEIINVLHLSNIEAGLLTAVPLAVFAGLSSAIGQFAIKYKMEKLILISLLVLIVGLWARISGNNLWLFTGSALVGIGICVSNVLMPAFIKKNFPEKVGVMTGIYSVAMNLSAALAAGLSISIGRWTQSGWQGSLGIWIIPAALTLMIWLPQLFNVNASGKPTVATSSENHKIAIFKSRQAWNISIFMGLQSLMYYSIAAWLPAVLMDYGMDTDTAGWVLFYFQLAMLPVTFLGPVIASKMKQQGLLIWILSFSMLAGLILIIVFRLKFIYPAVVLFGLANGLSFSLSMLFFSLRTEHAHTAIQISGMSQSIGYLIAAFGPPVFGKLYDITRIWNASFYFLIITVLLMLIFGLYAAKDRSIESDFKNKN, encoded by the coding sequence ATGCAATCAGAATTAATCACATCCTCAAAAAAAAGATCACGGATACGCTTTGAAATCAGAAATCCTTACCTGCGGATTTTGTCTTTCTTAGGAGTCATATTTGTGGCAACCAATCTACGTTCTCCTCTCTCAGCAGTAGGTCCTGTCATGAATGAAATCATTAACGTTCTTCACTTGTCAAATATTGAAGCCGGATTATTAACAGCAGTTCCTCTGGCTGTATTTGCCGGACTATCCAGCGCAATAGGTCAATTTGCGATAAAATATAAGATGGAAAAACTTATTCTCATCAGTCTACTCGTATTGATCGTCGGGTTGTGGGCAAGAATATCAGGAAATAATCTTTGGTTATTTACCGGCTCAGCTCTTGTAGGTATAGGTATATGTGTCTCCAATGTATTAATGCCGGCTTTTATCAAGAAAAATTTTCCGGAGAAGGTGGGTGTAATGACTGGCATATACTCCGTAGCTATGAATCTTTCTGCAGCTCTCGCTGCCGGTCTGAGTATTAGTATCGGTCGCTGGACGCAATCCGGATGGCAAGGTTCTTTGGGAATATGGATTATTCCGGCGGCGCTCACGCTTATGATCTGGTTGCCACAGCTTTTCAATGTCAATGCTTCCGGAAAACCAACCGTGGCGACATCTTCTGAAAATCATAAAATTGCTATTTTTAAATCCAGACAGGCATGGAATATCAGTATATTCATGGGATTACAATCGCTGATGTACTATTCGATAGCAGCCTGGTTACCTGCTGTTCTGATGGATTATGGAATGGACACCGATACTGCCGGCTGGGTACTATTCTACTTTCAGTTAGCTATGCTTCCGGTGACATTTCTGGGTCCGGTTATAGCAAGCAAGATGAAACAGCAAGGCTTATTAATCTGGATTCTAAGCTTTTCCATGTTAGCGGGACTTATACTGATCATCGTTTTCCGTTTAAAATTTATCTATCCGGCAGTCGTACTCTTCGGATTAGCAAACGGACTATCTTTTAGCTTGTCCATGTTGTTTTTTTCTCTGCGAACAGAACACGCTCATACGGCCATCCAAATTTCCGGCATGTCACAGTCAATAGGTTATCTTATTGCCGCATTCGGACCTCCGGTATTTGGTAAACTTTATGATATCACCCGTATATGGAACGCTTCTTTCTATTTTTTGATTATAACAGTCTTACTGATGCTGATCTTTGGGCTGTATGCTGCTAAAGACCGCAGCATTGAATCTGATTTCAAAAACAAAAACTGA
- a CDS encoding AraC family transcriptional regulator, whose product MDISLSNELLDSIGKESYVWFDNNWVHAHAVHGHRVAQFVYVEKGFQYLEAGGKIHLLPQNHAAWIPPNMLHKTSTDASHVQLRTIFYRMDDIPEFYNELRIFQVPPVLKEMIRYAEKWNKISDYCVEEDTFLKAILLEMPNFWKHSLSLHIPAPKDSRLICVCAYIHGHLAGNWTVAEVAERHYLSLRSLQRIFKSETGITLAKYIQMVRVIKSVELLGTGRYTVSQVANRVGYKSVQAFSDSFCIIIKERPHTFLI is encoded by the coding sequence GTGGATATTTCATTAAGCAATGAATTACTGGATTCGATAGGTAAAGAATCCTATGTATGGTTTGATAACAACTGGGTACATGCGCACGCTGTGCATGGCCATCGTGTGGCTCAATTTGTATACGTGGAGAAAGGATTTCAATATCTGGAAGCAGGAGGGAAGATTCATCTGTTACCTCAGAATCATGCTGCATGGATTCCACCAAACATGTTGCACAAGACTTCTACAGATGCTTCTCATGTTCAATTGCGGACCATTTTTTATCGGATGGATGATATCCCGGAGTTTTATAATGAGTTACGTATATTTCAGGTTCCACCAGTATTGAAGGAAATGATTCGTTATGCAGAAAAATGGAATAAGATTTCAGATTATTGTGTAGAGGAAGACACATTTTTGAAAGCGATATTATTGGAAATGCCCAATTTTTGGAAGCATTCGTTATCCTTGCACATTCCCGCTCCGAAGGATAGTAGACTCATCTGCGTCTGCGCATATATTCATGGTCATCTTGCCGGTAACTGGACTGTAGCAGAAGTCGCAGAGCGGCACTACCTTTCTCTACGTTCTCTCCAGCGTATATTCAAGTCCGAAACGGGAATTACCCTCGCCAAATATATTCAGATGGTACGTGTAATAAAAAGCGTAGAACTATTGGGTACAGGAAGATATACCGTATCTCAGGTCGCCAACAGGGTCGGCTACAAAAGTGTTCAGGCTTTCAGTGACAGTTTTTGTATAATTATTAAAGAGAGACCACATACTTTTTTGATTTAA
- a CDS encoding DMT family transporter: MKSYLFLLLAIAFEIVATTFLKKSEQFTQLKPSIITVLGYLAAFYFLSMTLRSIPVGIAYAIWSGVGIVLITIVGIVLFKQTPDLPAVIGLTLIIAGVIVINVFSKMSAH, encoded by the coding sequence ATGAAAAGTTATCTGTTTTTATTGCTTGCTATTGCTTTTGAGATTGTTGCAACCACTTTTCTAAAAAAATCAGAACAATTCACCCAGCTGAAACCTTCCATTATAACAGTACTTGGATATCTGGCTGCCTTTTACTTTTTAAGTATGACCCTCCGTAGCATTCCTGTCGGAATTGCCTATGCCATATGGTCCGGTGTAGGCATTGTACTGATTACTATAGTAGGAATAGTTCTTTTCAAGCAGACTCCTGATCTTCCGGCTGTCATCGGATTAACGTTGATTATAGCAGGCGTGATCGTGATCAATGTGTTTTCAAAAATGTCAGCACATTAA
- a CDS encoding Crp/Fnr family transcriptional regulator: MELKEIVNEIYPLPESAMLLLQEVVTEISHPKGYTLMEAEKVEDTLYFIRKGIARAYAYLENTEMTFWFGVEGSALISMRSYIEHKSGYEYIELLEDCILYQFKTSDLQRLYENNIHIANWGRKFAEQELIKTETRMINREFKTAAERYQDLIDYYPHLLQRVQLGYIASFLGITQVSLSRIRADKR; this comes from the coding sequence ATGGAATTAAAGGAGATTGTAAATGAGATCTATCCACTTCCCGAAAGTGCTATGCTTCTGCTTCAGGAAGTTGTGACGGAAATTTCTCATCCCAAAGGGTATACGCTGATGGAGGCTGAGAAAGTAGAAGATACACTTTATTTTATAAGGAAAGGAATAGCCCGGGCTTATGCTTATCTGGAGAACACAGAAATGACATTTTGGTTTGGAGTAGAAGGAAGTGCTCTGATCTCTATGCGGAGTTATATTGAACACAAAAGCGGATATGAGTATATCGAACTTCTGGAAGATTGTATTTTATACCAGTTTAAAACCAGTGATTTACAGCGATTATATGAAAATAACATTCATATAGCAAACTGGGGACGAAAATTTGCCGAGCAGGAACTGATAAAGACAGAAACGCGAATGATAAACCGTGAATTTAAAACAGCTGCCGAACGCTATCAGGATCTGATAGATTATTATCCTCATCTGTTGCAACGTGTGCAGCTTGGATATATCGCTTCATTTCTTGGTATCACACAGGTTAGCCTGAGCCGGATAAGAGCAGATAAACGTTAA
- a CDS encoding DMT family transporter yields MNWVILILGGLFEVGFTFCLGKAKETSGNETYLWYGGFFACLLISMYLLIRATQTLPLGTAYAVWTGIGAVGTVLVGILVFKEPATFMRLLFITTLVGSIIGLKAVSSH; encoded by the coding sequence ATGAATTGGGTTATTTTAATTCTCGGGGGACTTTTTGAAGTTGGATTTACTTTCTGTCTGGGAAAGGCAAAAGAAACATCAGGTAATGAAACATACCTTTGGTATGGCGGCTTTTTTGCGTGTTTACTGATCAGTATGTATTTGTTGATCCGTGCGACTCAGACACTTCCGTTAGGGACAGCTTATGCTGTATGGACTGGTATCGGTGCTGTAGGAACCGTTTTAGTAGGTATTCTGGTATTTAAAGAACCGGCTACATTTATGAGACTTTTGTTTATTACTACTTTAGTCGGGTCAATTATAGGACTTAAAGCGGTATCTTCTCATTAA
- a CDS encoding NADP-dependent isocitrate dehydrogenase, which produces MSNTSKIIYTKTDEAPLLATYSFLPIVQAFASSANIDVELRDISLAGRILANFPEYLKEDQKIADALAELGALATTPEANIIKLPNISASIPQLKGAIAELQKAGYAIPNYPDDANNDEEKSIKAKYAKVLGSAVNPVLREGNSDRRAPKAVKNYAKANPHSMGTWSKDSKTKVASMSEGDFYGSEQSITVENATQFKIEFADANGQVTELKGLSPLKAGEVIDSSVLSVNALKKFVAATIEEAKAAGVLLSAHLKATMMKVSDPIIFGAIVEVYFKDVFAKYADLFQELGINKNNGLGEVYAKISGNAKEAEVKAAIDAAIANGPALAMVNSDKGITNLHVPSDVIVDASMPAMIRTSGQMWNAEGKQQDTIAIIPDRSYAGVYEATIEDCKANGALDPKTMGSVPNVGLMAQKAEEYGSHDKTFQAAAAGTIRVTDAEGKVLMEQKVDEGDIFRMCQTKDAPIQDWVKLAVNRARLSETPAIFWLDKNRAHDREIIKKVEKYLPDFDTKGLDIQILSPIEATKLSLERIRKGLDTISVTGNVLRDYLTDLFPILEVGTSAKMLSIVPLMNGGGLFETGAGGSAPKHVEQFQEEGYLRWDSLGEFLALGASLEHLSQTQDNAKALILAETLDEATEKFLANDKSPARRVGQIDNRGSHFYLTLYWAQALAAQTKDAELAAKFAPLAQQLTENESKINEELIGAQGKPQDIGGYYFPNDELASKAMRPSATLNSAIASL; this is translated from the coding sequence ATGTCGAATACATCAAAAATTATCTACACCAAAACAGACGAAGCTCCTTTACTTGCTACGTATTCCTTTTTACCAATTGTTCAGGCTTTCGCTTCCTCCGCAAATATTGATGTGGAATTGAGAGATATCTCCCTGGCAGGACGTATTCTTGCTAACTTTCCGGAGTATTTAAAAGAAGATCAGAAGATTGCAGATGCATTAGCTGAATTGGGCGCGTTAGCAACTACTCCTGAAGCTAATATTATCAAATTGCCGAATATTTCTGCTTCTATTCCTCAGTTGAAGGGAGCTATTGCAGAATTACAAAAAGCGGGTTATGCAATTCCAAACTATCCGGATGATGCAAACAATGACGAAGAAAAATCTATCAAAGCTAAATATGCCAAAGTATTAGGATCTGCCGTAAATCCGGTATTAAGAGAGGGAAACTCGGATCGCCGTGCACCAAAAGCAGTAAAAAACTATGCAAAAGCTAATCCGCATAGCATGGGAACGTGGTCTAAAGATTCAAAGACAAAGGTTGCTTCTATGAGTGAAGGTGATTTTTACGGGTCAGAGCAATCTATAACTGTTGAGAATGCTACTCAGTTCAAAATCGAATTTGCAGATGCTAATGGTCAGGTCACAGAATTGAAAGGATTGTCTCCGCTTAAAGCAGGAGAGGTAATCGATTCATCTGTACTGAGTGTGAATGCACTGAAAAAGTTCGTAGCTGCTACTATTGAAGAAGCTAAGGCTGCAGGTGTATTACTGTCAGCTCACCTGAAAGCGACGATGATGAAAGTATCTGATCCTATCATTTTCGGTGCTATTGTAGAAGTATATTTTAAAGACGTATTTGCAAAGTATGCTGATTTATTTCAGGAACTTGGTATTAATAAAAATAATGGTCTTGGCGAAGTGTATGCCAAAATCTCCGGAAATGCAAAAGAGGCTGAAGTAAAAGCTGCTATTGACGCTGCTATTGCTAACGGTCCGGCATTAGCTATGGTTAACTCGGATAAAGGTATCACGAATCTTCATGTTCCTTCAGATGTTATCGTTGACGCTTCTATGCCGGCTATGATCCGTACTTCAGGTCAGATGTGGAATGCCGAAGGTAAACAACAGGATACTATTGCAATTATTCCGGATCGTTCGTATGCAGGAGTCTACGAAGCGACTATTGAAGATTGTAAAGCAAATGGTGCCTTAGATCCTAAAACAATGGGTTCAGTGCCGAATGTTGGATTAATGGCTCAGAAAGCGGAAGAATACGGATCTCATGATAAAACATTTCAGGCTGCAGCTGCAGGTACTATCCGTGTCACAGATGCAGAAGGTAAAGTGCTTATGGAGCAAAAGGTAGATGAAGGAGATATTTTCCGTATGTGTCAGACAAAAGATGCACCTATTCAGGACTGGGTTAAACTAGCCGTAAACCGTGCACGTCTTTCTGAAACTCCTGCTATCTTCTGGTTAGATAAAAACAGAGCGCACGACAGAGAAATCATTAAGAAAGTGGAGAAATACCTTCCTGATTTTGATACTAAAGGATTGGATATTCAGATTTTAAGCCCTATAGAAGCGACTAAACTTTCACTGGAGCGTATCCGTAAAGGGTTAGATACTATTTCTGTTACAGGCAACGTATTACGTGATTATCTGACAGATTTATTCCCAATTCTGGAAGTAGGTACATCTGCGAAAATGCTTTCTATTGTCCCTCTAATGAATGGTGGCGGTTTGTTTGAAACAGGTGCTGGAGGTTCCGCTCCTAAGCATGTTGAACAGTTTCAGGAAGAAGGATACCTGCGTTGGGATTCATTAGGTGAATTCTTAGCTTTAGGCGCTTCTTTAGAACACTTATCACAAACACAGGATAATGCAAAAGCATTGATCCTCGCTGAAACACTGGATGAAGCAACTGAGAAATTCCTGGCGAATGATAAATCCCCTGCACGCAGAGTGGGACAGATTGACAACCGTGGTTCTCATTTTTACCTGACCCTGTATTGGGCACAGGCATTAGCAGCGCAGACAAAGGATGCAGAATTGGCTGCTAAATTTGCTCCATTAGCTCAGCAGTTAACAGAGAATGAATCAAAAATCAATGAAGAATTGATCGGAGCACAGGGTAAACCTCAGGATATTGGAGGTTACTACTTCCCGAACGATGAGCTGGCTTCAAAAGCTATGCGTCCTTCAGCGACATTAAACAGTGCGATTGCATCTTTGTAA
- a CDS encoding PhnA domain-containing protein — translation MTLEQQLIERSGNRCELCNGTENLSVYEVPPASNANTDNSILVCQVCLSQIEKNESLDPDHWKVLSETMWSEYPPVQVMAWRMLSRLRNESWASDNLEILYLDDENLEWAKKTGDHEADSHVEFHQDSNGTRLYEGDTVVLIKTLDVKGSSLSAKLGTVVKNIRLVADNTGQIEGKVEGQTIVILTKYLRKG, via the coding sequence ATGACATTAGAACAACAACTTATTGAAAGATCAGGCAACAGATGTGAACTGTGCAATGGCACAGAAAACCTAAGTGTATATGAAGTGCCTCCTGCATCTAATGCGAATACAGATAACAGCATACTTGTATGTCAGGTATGTTTATCACAAATTGAAAAAAATGAAAGCTTAGATCCGGATCATTGGAAAGTATTGTCAGAGACGATGTGGTCAGAGTATCCACCGGTACAGGTTATGGCCTGGCGTATGCTGAGCAGACTTCGTAATGAAAGCTGGGCATCAGATAATCTGGAAATTCTGTATCTGGACGATGAAAATCTGGAATGGGCCAAAAAAACCGGAGACCATGAGGCAGACAGTCATGTCGAATTTCATCAGGACTCCAATGGAACACGATTGTATGAAGGTGATACCGTTGTGCTGATCAAAACATTAGATGTAAAAGGTTCTTCTTTAAGTGCAAAATTAGGTACCGTTGTAAAAAATATCAGACTGGTTGCTGATAATACCGGCCAGATAGAAGGTAAAGTAGAAGGTCAGACAATTGTTATTCTGACTAAATACCTGAGAAAAGGATAA
- a CDS encoding neutral zinc metallopeptidase, with product MKWQGGRQSDNFQDRRGMSGGQKFAIGGIGGVIILVIGFLMGGDPGQLMEQLQNANVGAPQTEQGEVQLTEEEKQLTAFSRTVLASTEDVWTKVFKDNGLTYQTADLVVYTGGTQTEGCGVGKASYGPFYCPGDHNVYLDLSFNQELQQKFGAKGEFALAYVIAHEVGHHIQNLVGTLNKTNQMRQQMSEAEYNKVSVMTELQADFYAGVWAHYVNQLSDIKIDYNDILDGMQAAEAVGDDKLQEQAQGYAVPESFTHGTSEQRARWFKKGYDTGDMKAGDTFSDRSLR from the coding sequence ATGAAATGGCAAGGCGGTCGTCAAAGCGATAATTTTCAAGACAGAAGAGGTATGTCCGGTGGACAGAAATTTGCAATTGGTGGTATCGGCGGTGTGATTATTCTGGTCATCGGTTTTCTGATGGGTGGTGATCCGGGACAATTGATGGAACAACTGCAAAATGCCAATGTGGGCGCGCCACAGACGGAGCAGGGAGAAGTACAGCTTACAGAAGAGGAAAAACAACTTACTGCATTTTCCCGAACGGTATTAGCGAGTACGGAGGATGTATGGACAAAAGTATTTAAAGATAACGGATTGACTTACCAGACAGCTGATCTGGTTGTATATACAGGTGGTACACAAACTGAAGGTTGTGGTGTAGGGAAAGCTTCCTACGGACCTTTTTACTGCCCGGGCGATCATAATGTATACCTTGATCTTAGTTTTAATCAGGAGTTGCAGCAAAAATTTGGCGCTAAGGGGGAGTTTGCTTTAGCGTATGTAATAGCACATGAAGTAGGACATCATATCCAGAATCTGGTAGGTACATTAAATAAGACAAACCAAATGCGTCAGCAGATGAGTGAAGCTGAATACAATAAAGTCAGTGTAATGACAGAGCTGCAGGCTGATTTCTATGCAGGCGTATGGGCGCACTATGTCAATCAGTTATCAGATATCAAGATCGATTACAATGATATATTAGACGGAATGCAGGCTGCAGAGGCAGTTGGAGACGATAAACTTCAGGAGCAGGCGCAAGGCTATGCCGTTCCCGAGTCATTCACGCATGGCACTTCCGAGCAGCGGGCCCGTTGGTTTAAGAAGGGATATGATACAGGTGATATGAAAGCCGGAGACACTTTTTCGGATAGAAGTCTGAGATAG
- a CDS encoding acyl transferase translates to MDTQQIFEIQSDKQFNDNCLSIFRYQYDHCLTYKQYVDYLHIDTDNISHYTQIPFLPIELFKSQEIIAAGSVAQVTFSSSGTTGMITSKHLVADKKLYESSFRKAFEQFYGDVREIAILALLPSYLERSGSSLIYMVDDLIKTSEQSESGYFLYNHSDLFTALQKLKQKNTKTILFGVTYALLDFVETYEIDFPELIIMETGGMKGKRKEMIREEVHELLRDGFNVPAIHSEYGMTELLSQGYSFGEGIFQHPNWMKILIRDTNDPLTLIDNSRTGAINVIDLANVYSCSFIATQDLGKIYPDGSFEVLGRFDQSDIRGCNLLVQ, encoded by the coding sequence ATGGATACGCAACAGATATTTGAGATACAGTCCGATAAGCAATTTAATGACAACTGCTTAAGCATATTCCGATACCAATATGATCACTGTCTGACGTATAAGCAGTATGTGGATTATCTACATATTGATACTGACAACATTTCGCACTATACGCAGATTCCTTTTCTTCCTATAGAACTTTTCAAATCTCAGGAGATCATTGCTGCCGGATCTGTTGCTCAGGTAACTTTTAGCAGTTCAGGAACAACCGGAATGATAACCAGTAAGCATCTTGTCGCTGATAAAAAACTGTATGAAAGCTCTTTCAGAAAAGCTTTTGAACAATTCTACGGTGATGTCAGGGAAATAGCAATTCTGGCTTTACTGCCCTCTTACCTGGAACGTTCGGGATCTTCACTCATCTATATGGTGGATGATCTGATCAAAACAAGTGAACAATCTGAATCCGGGTATTTTCTGTATAATCATTCGGATTTATTCACGGCTTTGCAAAAGCTGAAACAAAAAAACACAAAAACCATTTTATTTGGCGTGACCTACGCCCTTCTGGATTTTGTCGAAACATATGAAATTGATTTTCCCGAACTGATCATTATGGAAACAGGTGGCATGAAAGGAAAACGCAAAGAAATGATACGGGAGGAAGTGCATGAACTGCTTCGTGACGGATTTAATGTGCCCGCCATCCATTCCGAGTACGGGATGACCGAATTGCTCTCACAGGGATATTCCTTTGGTGAAGGCATCTTTCAGCATCCGAACTGGATGAAGATACTGATCAGAGATACGAATGATCCGCTGACATTAATCGACAACAGCCGCACAGGAGCCATCAATGTCATTGACTTAGCCAATGTGTATTCCTGCTCTTTTATAGCTACGCAGGATTTAGGAAAAATTTACCCTGATGGTTCTTTTGAAGTATTAGGAAGATTTGACCAGAGTGATATCAGAGGTTGTAACCTTTTGGTACAGTAA